One window of the Rhipicephalus sanguineus isolate Rsan-2018 chromosome 4, BIME_Rsan_1.4, whole genome shotgun sequence genome contains the following:
- the LOC119390458 gene encoding uncharacterized protein LOC119390458 produces the protein MHLGTKTSLLMLLSVVLASALRTEGQENGCHESTASPKDVQTDDQGCHDGEHRDQYRFRGNRNGAMDSRRNIFGKNGDDAEEDRAFERLASLAKYARSKLPFVNQRSRTSGQTNHSCSKV, from the exons ATGCATCTCGGAACAAAGACAAGTCTCTTGATGCTACTCTCCGTAGTTCTGGCTAGTG CATTGAGGACAGAGGGACAGGAAAATGGCTGCCATGAAAGTACCGCG AGCCCCAAGGACGTGCAGACCGATGACCAAGGGTGTCATGATGGAGAGCACCGAGACCAGTACCGCTTTCGGGGTAACAGAAATGGCGCTATGGACTCAAGGAGGAACATTTTCGGGAAAAACG GCGACGACGCCGAGGAGGACCGGGCGTTTGAACGCCTCGCTTCTCTGGCCAAGTATGCAAGGTCGAAACTCCCGTTCGTGAATCAAAGATCCAGAACTTCGGGTCAAACAAACCATTCGTGCAGTAAGGTGTGA